A region of Dictyostelium discoideum AX4 chromosome 1 chromosome, whole genome shotgun sequence DNA encodes the following proteins:
- the fpaA gene encoding cytosolic glycoprotein FP21 produces MSLVKLESSDEKVFEIEKEIACMSVTIKNMIEDIGESDSPIPLPNVTSTILEKVLDYCRHHHQHPSPQGDDKKDEKRLDDIPPYDRDFCKVDQPTLFELILAANYLDIKPLLDVTCKTVANMIRGKTPEEIRKIFNIKNDFTPEEEEQIRKENEWCEDKGGN; encoded by the coding sequence atGTCTTTAGTTAAATTAGAATCTTCAGATGAAAAAGtctttgaaattgaaaaagaaatcgCTTGTATGTCAGTTACAATCAAGAATATGATTGAAGATATTGGTGAATCAGATAGTCCAATTCCATTACCAAATGTTACTAGCACTATTTTAGAGAAAGTTCTTGACTATTGCAgacatcaccatcaacatcCATCACCACAAGGTGACGATAAAAAGGATGAAAAGAGATTAGATGATATCCCACCATATGATAGAGATTTCTGTAAAGTCGATCAACCAACCTTATTCGAATTAATCTTGGCAGCCAATTATTTGGATATCAAACCATTATTAGATGTTACCTGTAAAACTGTTGCCAATATGATCAGAGGTAAAACCCCAGAAGAAATCAGAAAAATCTTCAACATCAAGAACGACTTTACTccagaagaagaagaacaaatcagaaaagaaaatgaatggTGTGAAGATAAAGGTGGAAACTAA
- a CDS encoding WD40 repeat-containing protein yields the protein MDELAYICKKKGVTEQNFIEQIPKFILYLDEIIQRGHLDQVQLESIQNYSSLKHDQPIKKDNKNDNMNETNVNNNNQSNEEVEEINDEFKLYYDGLQESKHMKYYTNSFKSYENKQHKRVSSTLVPLKSEDLQSIRINTIHILAWKLNLMAVSYNSKFIFTAESDVINVRNIDNPNIIIKTFAMDTMEMTINQIRLGILDGEEVLVSVDEGGFVRIIFVNDFEREVIRLYNHGVSTWGIAICPSKPLIAVSSNSHKITIWNLDDENPQETKFLLPKHKHNIPSIDFSPCGNYLVSVSIDKNIRIWDVNKRQLLRIQTLAQWCWACRWIDLTTKEDQLYQYYNNSSNSRDNNNNNSNSNNNGGGGIIIDKSWRGLTQHEEQQLVENNQEVEPMPEEEEEEEEEEVNQVDNDDEIFQENDDNEENEENTEFLNEANDGVDDDDDLIIQNGVFTNEDDIIFDGGLPPINQHQQQQQQNQEIEEEGQEGQEEQEDGTENENNQGTIATTTTTTTTIINSIKKLEDAINQQRIENNRINSKVPLDKNKLPSNVVFSTYQNLYLSDVEMDLLLTMNNAIPTSFPIIQTQIDRIAFLEVVPELSLVIAASQGPARLISLYRIVKQIPLNNNINNNENNNNENNDNNLNEPETNMFLESVLSPPSGGPGLIVGLSVVKNYVKNNPLAFSINLYVMYINGIFINFHIKRSTIRNKPIHQNSTFFDPINKCNIFGLDITSFGV from the exons ATGGATGAATTAGCTT atatttgtaaaaaaaaggGTGTAACAGAACAAAATTTCATAGAACAAATtccaaaatttattttataccTTGACGAAATAATTCAAAGAGGTCATTTAGATCAAGTTCAATTAGAAAgtattcaaaattattcttCTTTAAAACATGAccaaccaattaaaaaagataat aaaaacgataat atgaATGAGACAAAtgtaaataacaataaccaATCAAATGAAGAGGTAGAAGAAATcaatgatgaatttaaattatattatgaTGGTTTACAAGAATCAAAACATATGAAATATTATACAAATTCCTTTAAATCCTATGAAAATAAACAACATAAAAGGGTATCTTCAACATTAGTACCATTAAAATCAGAAGATTTGCAAAGTATTAGAATTAATACAATACATATACTAGCATGG aaattaaatttaatggcAGTTAgttataattcaaaatttatatttacagCAGAATCAGATGTAATTAATGTTAGAAATATTGATAAtccaaatataataattaaaacatttgcAATGGATACTATGGAGATGACAATTAATCAAATTCGATTAGGAATATTAGATGGTGAAGAAGTTTTAGTATCAGTGGATGAAGGTGGTTTCGTTAGGATTATATTTGTAAATGATTTTGAGAGAGAGGTAATTCGATTATATAATCATGGTGTATCTACATGGGGTATTGCAATATGTCCAAGTAAACCATTGATAGCGGTGAGTTCAAATAGTCACAAGATTACAATTTGGAATTTAGATGATGAGAATCCACAAGAAACCAAATTCCTTCTACCAAAACATAAACATAATATACCAAGTATTGATTTCAGTCCATGTGGTAATTATTTAGTATCAGTTTCGATCGATAAAAACATTAGAATTTGGGATGTAAATAAAAGACAACTCTTAAGAATTCAAACTTTAGCTCAATGGTGTTGGGCTTGTAGATGGATTGATTTAACAACAAAAGAGGACCAAttatatcaatattataataatagtagtaatagcagagataataataataataatagtaatagtaataataatggtggtggtggtataataattgataaatcatgGAGAGGTTTAACACAACATGAAGAACAACAATTGGTTGAGAATAATCAAGAAGTTGAACCAATGCCTGAAGAAGAGgaggaggaagaagaagaagaagttaATCaagttgataatgatgatgaaatattTCAAGagaatgatgataatgaagagaATGAAGAAAATACTGAATTTCTTAATGAAGCTAatgatggtgttgatgatgacgatgatctaataattcaaaatggTGTTTTTacaaatgaagatgatataATATTTGATGGTGGTTTGCCACCTATAAACCAACatcagcagcaacaacaacaaaatcaagaGATTGAAGAAGAAGGTCAAGAAGGTCAAGAGGAGCAAGAAGATGGCactgaaaatgaaaataatcaaggtaccatagcaacaacaactacgacaacaacaactataataaattcaataaaaaaattggaagatgcaataaatcaacaaagaatagaaaataatagaatCAATTCCAAAGTTCCacttgataaaaataaattaccaagTAATGTGGTGTTTTCAACCTACCAAAACCTATATCTTAGTGATGTTGAAatggatttattattaacaatgaATAATGCCATACCAACAAGTTTTCCAATTATACAAACTCAAATTGATAGAATAGCATTCCTTGAAGTTGTTCCAGAATTATCTTTAGTTATTGCTGCATCTCAAGGTCCTGCTCGTTTAATTTCACTATATCGTATTGTTAAACAAAtaccattaaataataatattaataataatgaaaataataataatgaaaataatgataataatttaaatgaaccaGAAACAAATATGTTTTTAGAATCAGTtttatcaccaccatcagGTGGACCAGGATTAATAGTTGGTTTATCAGTTGTAAAGAATtatgttaaaaataatccaTTAGCATTTAGTATTAATCTTTATGTTATGTATATTAATggtatatttataaattttcatATTAAACGATCAACCATTCGAAATAAACCAATCCATCAAAATAGTACTTTCTTTGatccaataaataaatgtaataTTTTTGGTTTAGATATTACTTCATTTGgagtttaa
- a CDS encoding beta-lactamase family protein has translation MNSLIKGTSLLFVGISGFSTILNCEDKPTTTTKTTTLTNNSVCCKSPTQCIVNSSTLSPIIIKNKKNMNRELKKEILSWKEGNCVPGISVCIQSNGETIYKEAFGFADVENVIPMETSSKLRVASISKALTSIGLGVLFEQGKIKFSDSIQKHVPEWKNSPNFPDDVLTINHVASHLGGIRHYGLNRKAEFYSVEKFKTDKEYNPWGHRNPLEMFKENPWVKDLEKTKPGHYFNYSTFGYTLLGLVIESASGKSFTTFMRDSVFRPCGMFDTQPDEHDSLIPGRSKQYALKFTPRTQQEISANGYDEARVSLCNAEFTNSSYKWPGGGFISTAEDLCKLGSTVLGGRLLKQSTIDHLFKPNPPLTGKNTMNYCTGWFKQPSSKNNTDIIYHTGNAVGGSTVLVMIPQENIVVSVLANQEKTNLINEFGFNLARIASKYNN, from the exons ATGAACTCATTAATAAAAGgaacatcattattatttgttggtaTTAGTGGattttcaacaattttaaattgtgaagataaaccaacaacaacaacaaaaacaacaactttaacaaataatagtgTATGTTGTAAATCACCAACTCAATGTATTGTTAATAGTTCAACATTAtcaccaataataattaaaaataaaaaaaatatgaatagagaattaaaaaaagagattttaTCATGGAAAGAAGGAAATTGTGTACCAGGAATAAGTGTTTGTATTCAATCAAATGGTGAAACAATATACAAAGAAGCATTTGGTTTTGCTGATGTCGAAAATGTAATTCCAATGGAAACTTCAAGTAAATTAAGAGTTGCGAGTATTTCAAAAGCTTTAACTTCAATTGGTTTAGGTGTATTATTTGAACAA gggaaaattaaattttcagaTTCAATTCAAAAACATGTACCAGAATGGAAGAATAGTCCAAATTTTCCAGATGATGTTTTAACTATTAATCATGTTGCATCACATTTAGGAGGTATTAGACATTATGGGTTAAATAGAAAAGCAGAATTTTATAGTGTAGAGAAATTTAAAACTGATAAAGAATATAATCCATGGGGTCATAGAAATCCTTTAGAAATGTTTAAAGAGAATCCATGGGTAAAAGATTTAGAGAAAACTAAACCAGgtcattattttaattattcaacTTTTGGTTACACTTTATTAGGTTTAGTAATTGAATCAGCATCTGGTAAAAGTTTTACAACATTTATGAGAGATTCAGTTTTCAGACCATGCGGTATGTTTGATACTCAACCTGATGAACATGATTCTTTAATTCCAGGTAGATCAAAACAGTATGCTCTAAAATTCACACCAAGAACTCAACAAGAGATCTCAGCAAATGGATACGACGAAGCTAGAGTCTCATTATGTAATGCTGAATTCACAAATTCCAGTTATAAATGGCCAGGTGGTGGTTTCATCTCAACTGCTGAAGATCTTTGTAAACTTGGTTCAACCGTTTTAGGTGGTCGACTTTTAAAGCAATCCACAATTGATCATCTCTTTAAACCAAATCCACCATTAACTGGAAAGAATACCATGAACTATTGCACTGGTTGGTTTAAACAACCttcttcaaaaaataataccgATATAATCTATCACACTGGTAATGCAGTTGGTGGTAGTACTGTATTAGTAATGATACCTCAAGAAAACATTGTAGTTTCAGTTTTAGCAAATcaagaaaaaacaaatttaattaatgaatttggttttaatttaGCAAGAATCGcttcaaaatataataattaa
- the tbcE gene encoding tubulin binding cofactor E, giving the protein MSNENEKSIVEYFYIGERVKGDDGSVGTIRYQGKVDGFEGNWYGIEWDDPKRGKHQGTVKGKQYFKCINKGSGSFMKYEKLIKGETFMKSISDKFHQKIDNYDDLYVDSTKEDIKIQIQMIGMNQTRENQKKFIAQTLLSASYLPISEIDESPLIYNNFKNLIELNLSNCLLNSWTQIVKLLKQLPNLNRLHLCNNRLSFNIDEFKKEVNSNNEYGNSIDDCNVKDLILVNSNLSNWSIVSSICKYLFKNIESICLSSNSIENINLFKSILNNDNENENENENEIVEQQQQQQPQYLFPTLKSLDLANNNIKSFNDILSSLGNLPQLTELNLNNNQITDIEFNGDVDDGNKSNNGKTNQFKNLKRIYLSNNKINDWKYLDKLDELQSLDELSFRNNPIVDSLLISNSNNSNTNENEIENDIENNNNNIKKDNNNNNKNNKNNKNNKTIFLNRLNIIPRLSNLKKLNLSDITLLERKDAELYFLYENYNSIDKFKNNKKLNYLISIHGEPVYTKMSLQLEKEENGK; this is encoded by the exons atgagtaatgaaaatgaaaaatcaatagttgaatatttttatattggaGAAAGAGTTAAAGGTGATGATGGTAGTGTTGGTACAATAAGATATCAAGGTAAAGTTGATGGATTCGAAGGTAATTGGTATGGTATAGAATGGGATGACCCAAAGAGAGGTAAACATCAAGGTACAGTTAAAGGtaaacaatattttaaatgtatTAATAAAGGTAGTGGTTCTTTCATGAAATAtgaaaaactaataaaaggTGAAACATTCATGAAATCAATATCTGATAAATTTCATCAAAAGATTGATAACTATG ATGATTTATATGTTGACTCTACAAAagaagatattaaaattcaaattcaaatgattggTATGAATCAAACTAgagaaaatcaaaagaaattcaTTGCGCAAACCTTATTATCAGCAAGTTATTTACCAATATCtgaaattgatgaatctccattaatatataataattttaaaa atttaattgaattaaatttatcaaattgtttattaaatagtTGGActcaaattgtaaaattattgaaacaattaccaaatttaaatagattacatctttgtaataatagattatcttttaatatcgatgaatttaaaaaagaggTAAATAGCAATAATGAATATGGTAATAGTATTGATGATTGTAAtgttaaagatttaattttagtcaattcaaatttatcaaattggTCAATCGTATCatcaatttgtaaatatttatttaaaaatattgaatcaatttgtttatcctcaaattcaattgaaaatataaatttatttaaatcaatacttaataatgataatgaaaatgaaaatgaaaatgaaaatgaaatagtagaacaacaacaacaacaacaacctcaatATTTATTCCCaactttaaaatcattagatttagcaaataataatattaaaagttttaatgatattttatcatcattaggTAATTTACCTCAATTAactgaattaaatttaaataataaccaaaTCACCGATATCGAATTCAATGGTGATGTCGATGATggtaataaaagtaataatggGAAAACtaaccaatttaaaaatttaaaaagaatatatctatcaaataataaaatcaatgattGGAAATATCTTGACAAACTTGATGAATTACAATCTTTAGATGAATTATCATTTAGAAATAATCCAATCGttgattctttattaatatccaatagcaataatagcaatacaaatgaaaatgaaattgaaaatgatattgaaaataataataataatataaaaaaagataataataataataataagaataataagaataataagaataataaaactatttttttaaatagattaaatattataccaagattatcaaatttaaagaaattaaatttatcagaTATTACTTTACTTGAAAGAAAGGATGCAGaattatattttctttatgaaaattataattcaattgataaatttaaaaacaataaaaaattgaattatttaatttcaattcatGGTGAACCAGTTTATACGAAAATGTCATTACAATTGGAAAAGGAAGAAAATGGaaagtaa